The following proteins are co-located in the Oryzias melastigma strain HK-1 linkage group LG8, ASM292280v2, whole genome shotgun sequence genome:
- the qtrt1 gene encoding queuine tRNA-ribosyltransferase catalytic subunit 1, which produces MAATVEHVMVSSTAENSMSMKKALSAASPLTLRIIAECPVTKARACDLTLPHCNVTTPVFMPVGTQGTLKGITVDQLESLGCQICLGNTYHLGMRPGPDLIEKAKGLHGFMNWKRNLLTDSGGFQMVSLVELSEVTEEGVNFKSPYDGKEILLSPEKSIGIQNSLGSDIMMQLDDVVSSTVKGPRVEEAMHRSIRWLDRCIAANKNPDKQNLFAIIQGGLDAELRKACLKEMTLRDVPGFAIGGLSGGEEKNDFWRMVTLSTDHLPREKPRYLMGVGYAVDLVVCVALGCDMFDCVFPTRTARFGSALVPWGSLQVKQKQYAKDFLPIDPDCNCPTCKRHSRAYLHALFKSDTAAMHHVTIHNIAYQLSLMRSVRQSIIEGRFPEFIRTFMKRMFPSRDDYPGWAVDALASVNVTLD; this is translated from the exons ATGGCCGCCACGGTGGAGCATGTAATGGTTTCAAGCACTGCAGAAAACAGCATGTCTATGAAGAAAGCGCTGTCTGCGGCTTCTCCCCTCACTCTGAGAATTATTGCGGAATGTCCGGTGACCAAAGCGAGGGCTTGTGATCTGACTCTGCCGCACTGCAACGTCACTACTCCGGTTTTCATGCCAGTCGGAACACAGGGGACCCTGAAGGGGATCACTGTGGACCAGCTGGAGAGCCTTGGATGTCAGATTTGTCTGGGAAACACATACCACCTTGGTATGCGACCT GGGCCTGATTTGATTGAAAAAGCCAAGGGTTTGCATGGTTTTATGAACTGGAAGAGGAATCTTTTAACT GATAGTGGAGGGTTTCAGATGGTATCTCTTGTTGAGCTCTCTGAAGTCACTGAGGAAGGGGTCAACTTCAAGTCACCTTATGATGGCAAAGAGATTTTACTAAGTCCTGAGAAATCCATCGGCATACAGAACAGTCTCG GCTCGGATATCATGATGCAGCTGGATGATGTGGTTAGCAGTACTGTGAAGGGACCGCGGGTGGAAGAGGCCATGCACAGATCCATACGCTGGCTGGATCGCTGCATCGCAGCCAATAAAAACCCAGACAAACAGAACCTTTTTGCAATCATTCAGGGCGGACTGGATGCGGAGCTGCGTAAAGCCTGTTTAAAAG AAATGACTCTTCGTGACGTTCCTGGTTTTGCTATTGGCGGTTTAAGCGGAGGAGAGGAGAAGAACGACTTCTGGCGGATGGTTACTCTCAGCACTGACCACCTCCCACGAGAGAAGCCTCGCTACCTCATGGGCGTTGG GTATGCTGTAGATTTGGTTGTATGCGTGGCTTTGGGATGTGATATGTTTGACTGCGTATTTCCAACTCGCACTGCA AGGTTTGGTTCTGCCTTAGTGCCCTGGGGATCTCTGCAAGTGAAACAAAAGCAGTATGCTAAAGACTTCCTGCCTATAGACCCAGACTGCAACTGTCCAACATGCAAGAG gcataGCCGGGCTTACCTGCATGCTTTATTTAAGAGTGACACTGCAGCCATGCATCACGTGACCATCCACAACATTGCCTACCAG CTCTCCCTGATGCGCTCCGTGAGACAGAGTATTATCGAAGGCCGCTTTCCTGAGTTCATACGGACATTTATGAAGAGGATGTTTCCTTCTCGGGACGATTACCCCGGCTGGGCCGTGGACGCTTTGGCTTCTGTCAACGTCACTTTGGACTAG